The window GGGCACAGGCAGCGGTGTCACCCAGGGCGTGAAGGTCGAGGTCGGCGAAAGGCAGGCCGCGGTGGACCTCGACGTCGTCGTCGAGTACGGCGTCTCCATCGTCGACATCGCCGGCGACGTGCGTACCAACGTGATCACTGCGGTGGAGCGGATGACCGGGCTGGAGGTCGTCGAGGTGAACATCGCCGTCGACGACGTCCACCTGCCCGACGAGGAAGAGGAGTCCGACGGCCAGGAGGGGCGCGTGAGGTGACCCCCTTGGGTGATCGCCTGCCCGTCTGGTGCGGGCGGGGCTCAGCGGCGGCAGCTGCGCGCCGGAGACGGATGAG of the Streptomyces sp. 1222.5 genome contains:
- a CDS encoding Asp23/Gls24 family envelope stress response protein produces the protein MTDNSIATGRDSRAGGSESALQGRTGAGTPAGTRGRTTIADSVVAKIAGMAGREVPGIHKLGGGMARALGAVRERVPGTGSGVTQGVKVEVGERQAAVDLDVVVEYGVSIVDIAGDVRTNVITAVERMTGLEVVEVNIAVDDVHLPDEEEESDGQEGRVR